The DNA segment taaattttttttatcaaaaattatgTTTGTCGACCGACGATTTAAAACACTATTATGCTTTGGTGGCTTCTTTGTTAACGAATAGTATACATGCCAAGGGACACTtaatactaaaacaaatttaaacacaaacaatcttaaaactaaacaaaaaactgaGCTAATGCTAGTGTGTGAGTGAGACACATTACCGCGTACCGAgcattaccgaatttatacgatgtcaagaaaagggatgtccaatatgcgtgtttgaggatgttgtttaatcgatttttttcaaattgattaaaatttaaataaaaatatatatttatattccattttatagaaggtttaaaatattaacaaacagtCCCTATTGTAGTAGTTGTTTATAAATAACTGATATTCAACTAAATCATGTCTTTCAACCAAgaaaataaagtgttattagtttttttttttattaaagatgaaGTCTCGTTTACTAACCACAACATTCAATAAGTTTGTAAATCTATTTCGTTCAGTatctcataaaaacaaaaatcagtAAATTCTAAATCGATAAAAATCGATTGCGATATTTGATTGAATAAAGGGACGATGTGTTTACACAGAGTCAATCCCTAGCCTAGACCTCCGCCCCGCGCACGTCGGTCATGCCACCGTTTGGTTCCTAAAAACGTTTGTGCTCTGCGCGAAGTTCGGACTCGCCAAGATacatcggtcgtattgtaagtGGTCGGCAACCCGCGGCTTGCGAGCCCTATCGGCTCTTTCGACTCCTCAACTACGGCTCTTCTTCTGCAAAATGTTTAGTTCGGGCACGAAATATTACGTAATATCTTGCCTTGTAAGACgagtaaacatttttgaaacacaAAACTACAGAAACATCTGTTAAAAAAATGGCCCATTGATTATATTTTGGTTGAAAAGGTTGCCGACCactgtactttttttattccttagatgatgggtggacgagcttactgcTCACCTGGTAGGAGGTTACCAGAGAGACATGAACGTAAGGCGGCATTTTACGTCCTACCTACCTCAAAACATGAGTttcaaggtctcagttttaacagaacaactgctgtcccacccttcaaacagaaatgtATAACTCTTTCACggctaaaataggcagggcggtggtacctacccgtgcggactcacaagacacagtaccaccagtaaacaattaagactttgatttcatgtctcaagtttGATAGCGTCGTTCACGTCTACTACCATTTCACACCTGATAGCTTGAGTATAATTACCGGGATTAGTGACGGCCATCATTCGATACCCGGCCCGCGAGTAGTCTGGTCGCAAATTCCAAGAGAGCGCGTTGAAGTGTGGAAACTGCCACGAGTAGAGCAAGGCGCCCAGCACCAGCGCGCCAGCGTCCAGTCCCCCGGTACAGCCCGCCCATCCCATCAAGGGGGGTATGGCTCCAACTGGGGAACACAGTTTTAGAGCTTTTAGTTACTTAGCACGATACACTAATATTTTATAGACAACCACATCATTACATTATCTAGGTGTATATATCGACAATATACCCCTTATTATTTACTGTCTTTACTATcataaaacttacaatttctataatatattataaaaatttttttttaagcattaTCAACATATTTTACTAAAATCACTGATTATCTGTCTGCTTGCCTACTTATTTAATCAACTATCACacgaaaacaaatgagtcaGTTTTTTTCAAGCTTCGTGTTTTCAGTGCAATTTTCAAGCAGATGAACTAAACTTGGGTTGCTGTTCAAAAACCCCCTTGCCTTGCCAGTTGAAGTCAGTCTCAATATCTGCACTACCCATTAAACACATCGAAAATTTTCACTGTACAGAAATAGGCACAATGATTtctatagtaaataaaattaagttttttaagcatataatataatataatagttttaaggTTTTAccttaaaactattatatttcaCTACAATGACGGGAACCAgagatataacaataaaatcggTGCTGATTCATATTACCAAATTTAATGCAAGTCAAATCGCATAAGGCGTGCATTAGGTACATAATTAAACACGAAAATATTACTgaataaatttacagtggtATTACCTACAGAGCCAAGCCAGGTGTTAAGTATGGACATTCTTTTCATTGGAGTGTACACTGAGGTGTAGAGGATGAGGTTTCCTGCTCCTAGTGCAGCTGTCAAGGGGTTGACCCCAAAATACAAAACGCCAAGGCCTACGCTGCTTGTCAATGCTGCAAAACCTATTGCATGGACGGGCCTGAAAACAAAAACACCATTAGAGTATACAAGTTAAGTTAACCATTATATTTGGGTGCTGACATAAcagaactaaacaaaataaactaaaatacattatattaatgTTGCAGTACTATGTAGCAATTTATATTGAATTTATGTGTCTTCTATATTTCGTGTAAGTACGATCTTAAGATTACAGTTTCATTTAGAGAATGAACTCAAGATAACATTTTAGCTACTGATAAGTgttattttgtaatttctgaTGGATGAACTGAATGGCTTCTCCAGGAGagggtttgctaacagctgcctgaaCACTCATAAACAAGACATAACAGTTCAAGTATATACTGCTGGATTGGTGACCTGACCCCCTAAGTAGATCCAGTGATACATTTTGTGAGCTAATAAATTCAGTTAAGTGTTAAGTTAAATTCTTCAATGGGTATACTGACCAGTGCTTTAGCAGCTGCTACCAATAGAATTAGTAATGTCTGACACCACTTTAAAGTAGATCAGTTGGATTCATCAGGAAACAAACAGGAGCTATGCATAAATTCAAATTGATAATTATGTTGCATGTCAGCAGAGATCagcatattgtttttttgtttggattATAAACAGATGAACaatctaaattttttataatgaaatacaatatttttggagttcgcatggataggtaccaccaccctggctatttctgccgtgaagcagtattgtgattcagtttgaagggtggggcagccggtatattgtaaaaactgagaccttagaactcatgtctaaaggtaggtggcggcatttacgttgtagatgtttatgggctccagtaaccacataacataaAGCGGGCCGGGAGCACccaaaaacacaattaaaaaaaatcaccacTGGTAGTTTGGTcacatagacacaacccactgagttcctggctggatcttctcagtgactaaaaggtagggaaaaaagtagtTTAGTCTCTTAGTTGCTAAAGTTTAATATtcatatgtttttaaattttaatttaatattacttttttattgtttagattgtactaaaaatactaaatttattttaggaCTTTTATTTACAATGACTAGCATTTCCTAATCATTCGGAATATAAGTATTTTTGGCTATGTTTCATGTTTGTTGATGCCAAGAttcttatgttttattttgctCCAATTATTGCTTATAGAGATAATAAAGAAGCCAAGTTACTGttgaaaaatatgtatgtgtccttataaaaaaattgtatgcaagtgatacataatactgagtcaataatattattttattactatttttttttctctttcacaCAGAAGATTGTAATTTACAGTCTATAATTATGAACAGTAGCAAAAGGACAAAGTATCCACACAGAGTTATTGGTTCTCtttgattatttctttaatgtacttattatatttaattacatttccTCAATAAGTTCAATGCATAATatgtagtatgtatgaactacAGAATATGTAGTATTAACAACATTGGAGAGCAAAATTTCCTGCATTcttgaattaaatgttttaaaatagcaaTGTCTTTTATTTACTATTCTATTCGTAACATATTACTTTTTGCATACTTACTCTAATAAACCTTTGACAAGCACCCTGTTCTTTGTCCTCGACATTTGGGCATCAAATGGTACTTCATGATACTGATTTATAGAGTTTGCTGCAGCTGATACTAGACCAGTACCCACAGCGCAGAATGCAAAGGTAGTAAGTTGAAACGGGGCAGGTGCTAGTGCGTATCCTGCCATAGACGTCAACACAACTAATGCTGaaaattttagttttgttaGATTGTACTAATTATTTCACATGATTAGTCCGCAAtcaaatgtttaaattaaacattCGGAAATCAACttttggaattaaataattctATTTCTGTTGtactttaaatataatatgtaccaaTTTACCAATTTACCAAGAGAGagtgagtttattttttatatggtaTACAACAAAATGTATTAATAGCAACATTAGTATTTCAACAAATTGATGAGGTGTAATTTTTATAGTGAATGATCTCTTACGATTATACAAATAAAGTCTGGATTCTCGATTTTCATACTCACATGTTAACCGTGATTTAGATAGCATCAAACAATACTGTCCCGTATTGCTCTTCCTGTCATATGATGGTGTTTCCTTCCATACTCTGGTGTCTTGGGTGACTTTATTCTTTACCGTTGCAGTTGTCTGAGTTTTAAGTGGAACTTTACTTCTCCAGTTTTGTGCTGTTGATATTCTGGCAAGATGCTGGAAGAGTGTGTTAttctgaaatatatttttttaatttctctatCAATTGTATGGTACTttgatgataaataataatggatGATATTAATCAAGTGGAGTTAATTTGTAAtcaccaaaaaaaattaatgtggTTTTCTTTGTTTCAAAGACAGACAGCCCATCTGATAACTAGTGGACCTGTTGCAGAACAATAAGAGTGATGCCAGGGGCTAGCTGAGGTTATTGATTCAGGTCTTAATAGTTACTGCTTCGATGCTCAGGAAAAACTATGGAGGGAACTTCATTCCAGAGCAGGATGGTGTGCTGCAGAAAAGGAACTGTGGATTCATGTAGCGGTTCTGTATGGTAGTTGTTAAAATAGAGATTGGAGGTGAtcgttttaaaacaatttattatagcACCTCTCATGGTAAACACTGTACAAAATATAGAAACagtaatactgagaccttagaactcatattcaAGAGGggtggtagcatttacgttatagatgtctatggggtcccgTCACCActcagcaccaggtgggctgtgagcgtccatctgtgcaataaaaataaaataaaatatatatttttttccaaactcaagacagttataaataaattttgctaATCTTTTATACcataatatttaaagtttattttcaataaacctGTAATCTAAACGCAACTGCAAGATACCAGACCGTACAATCAGTGTCTTGTTTTTGAGATAAGATTTATAAGTGAACACGATTTAACACACACTTGTAACTTCTTTAAtagcctttttaggcagacccACAGCTCACTTGATGGTGAGCGGATACCGTAGCcgatggacgtcagcaatgccaggggcagagctaagctgctgcctaccattaagtctCTCCACAAGCTTCATTTGACGAGGGATAAAGGactcaaataaatattgaatatagtagtattctattataatagaacagattattttattatattagattattagAGGTTTAATGTTATCAATGTCCTTAATAAGCATGTAATAACTTacagtaattttaaataaaactggtTTCGAGTAAACTCCCACGTATCCATGTTTCAGGCACAAGGTACAGTGTATCACCTTTAAATATGACATAATCAAATTTATCCGCCTAGCTCAACATTCTGAAAGGAATAAATTTCAGTTGAATGGAAATACTTGAACTGTTTTGTGAATTATTCACCTCTTTTGAGTTATTTTGTCATCTTTCTGTAATATATTAAAACTGTAACGACAGTTTTATAGGGATTTTTtaggaaataatttattttaaacactaAAGTCGTGCaggtttataaatattattatgcaaaatGAACCTTAAATGTTCGTGTAATTTAAACGGAACTTACTTGACAGTtattaaatactattatttattccaaAAGAATCAGGTCTAGTGTAATGCACAACAACACGATTATGTTCTTTgaatataaaatgaatacatTTTAGGTTACTTTCGTAACGAAGGCAAAGGACTAAAGGACGTTCAAATCGGTGTTGCCAAAATCTCA comes from the Bombyx mori chromosome 10, ASM3026992v2 genome and includes:
- the LOC101742139 gene encoding protoheme IX farnesyltransferase, mitochondrial isoform X2; this translates as MSYLKVIHCTLCLKHGYVGVYSKPVLFKITHLARISTAQNWRSKVPLKTQTTATVKNKVTQDTRVWKETPSYDRKSNTGQYCLMLSKSRLTSLVVLTSMAGYALAPAPFQLTTFAFCAVGTGLVSAAANSINQYHEVPFDAQMSRTKNRVLVKGLLEPVHAIGFAALTSSVGLGVLYFGVNPLTAALGAGNLILYTSVYTPMKRMSILNTWLGSVVGAIPPLMGWAGCTGGLDAGALVLGALLYSWQFPHFNALSWNLRPDYSRAGYRMMAVTNPALCRRVALRHTGIITATCLVSPYIGVTNTWFALESLPLNIYFMYLAWQFYQKSDSASSRKLFRFSLLHLPALMLLMLVNKKYWSSSDTQEQTDTKIQDVGILDKRITVLPRGPVVVAQGNDKQC
- the LOC101742139 gene encoding protoheme IX farnesyltransferase, mitochondrial isoform X1; the protein is MSYLKVIHCTLCLKHGYVGVYSKPVLFKITNNTLFQHLARISTAQNWRSKVPLKTQTTATVKNKVTQDTRVWKETPSYDRKSNTGQYCLMLSKSRLTSLVVLTSMAGYALAPAPFQLTTFAFCAVGTGLVSAAANSINQYHEVPFDAQMSRTKNRVLVKGLLEPVHAIGFAALTSSVGLGVLYFGVNPLTAALGAGNLILYTSVYTPMKRMSILNTWLGSVVGAIPPLMGWAGCTGGLDAGALVLGALLYSWQFPHFNALSWNLRPDYSRAGYRMMAVTNPALCRRVALRHTGIITATCLVSPYIGVTNTWFALESLPLNIYFMYLAWQFYQKSDSASSRKLFRFSLLHLPALMLLMLVNKKYWSSSDTQEQTDTKIQDVGILDKRITVLPRGPVVVAQGNDKQC